The following coding sequences lie in one Candidatus Nitrospira allomarina genomic window:
- a CDS encoding trypsin-like peptidase domain-containing protein codes for MNFVYFSPIFSLCCLLLCISPSAAVSQTAKELRGLELLEDIEQAITSLAERVTPTVVNITPIREIAQGQGFQRRAPFSQGSGSGVIVREDGIIVTNNHVVGEDAREADVRLSDKSNMVARVIGRDKETDIAVLKIESDRKFPVAHFGDSDALKVGQWVLAVGNPMGLDRTVTLGVISGIGRERLNLSRYENFIQTDAAINPGNSGGPLFNLRGEVIGINTAIIHMAQGIGFSIPADMVSRVVDQLVSRGRVVRGWLGVGIQSLTKELAEQFGIKEGHGVLVNEVYEHDPAHVAGIKPGDIIVAVDDSSVDSPNQLSRLVARVGPGENAKILVLRDGKELTYLVPIVERQEKSTLASLPLEKSEVSLGLDVQGLTAALAEQFELEETVGVLVTKVEPGGLANSEGIQEGDLINEVNRKTVRTVTQFSEEVAKVKPGQTILLRIIRKTRAFFIVIKTLP; via the coding sequence ATGAATTTTGTTTATTTTTCACCAATATTTTCATTATGTTGTCTTCTTTTGTGTATTTCTCCGTCAGCCGCAGTCAGTCAAACAGCCAAAGAACTTAGAGGACTAGAGCTTCTTGAAGATATCGAACAGGCCATCACCAGCCTGGCTGAACGTGTGACCCCTACGGTAGTCAATATTACACCGATTCGTGAAATCGCTCAGGGACAAGGGTTTCAGCGACGGGCGCCATTTTCTCAAGGGAGTGGCTCGGGTGTTATCGTGAGGGAGGATGGCATTATCGTAACCAACAACCATGTAGTTGGGGAAGACGCCAGGGAGGCAGATGTCCGGCTATCCGATAAGTCCAACATGGTTGCTCGGGTGATTGGACGTGATAAAGAAACCGATATAGCGGTCCTCAAAATTGAATCTGACCGGAAATTTCCAGTTGCTCATTTTGGGGACTCCGATGCCTTAAAAGTCGGTCAATGGGTATTGGCTGTCGGAAATCCGATGGGGTTAGACCGCACAGTGACCTTAGGTGTGATCAGTGGGATTGGAAGGGAACGACTCAATTTATCCCGGTATGAAAATTTCATTCAAACGGATGCCGCAATCAATCCAGGGAATTCAGGAGGGCCGCTCTTTAACCTTCGAGGTGAAGTGATCGGGATCAATACCGCCATAATCCATATGGCACAAGGCATAGGATTTTCCATTCCGGCCGATATGGTTTCGCGGGTGGTGGATCAACTGGTGTCCCGGGGACGAGTGGTTCGTGGGTGGCTTGGTGTCGGTATTCAATCTCTCACGAAAGAACTTGCGGAACAATTTGGGATTAAGGAAGGCCATGGGGTCCTCGTCAACGAAGTGTATGAACACGATCCCGCCCATGTGGCCGGGATTAAACCAGGGGATATCATTGTAGCGGTAGACGACAGCTCGGTTGATTCGCCTAACCAACTGTCGAGACTTGTTGCGCGTGTTGGACCTGGTGAGAATGCCAAAATTCTTGTGTTACGGGACGGAAAAGAATTGACCTACTTGGTGCCGATAGTGGAAAGACAGGAAAAATCCACGTTGGCCTCACTCCCCTTGGAAAAATCAGAGGTCTCCCTAGGGCTTGACGTCCAAGGGCTTACAGCTGCACTCGCTGAGCAATTTGAATTAGAAGAAACCGTGGGCGTGCTTGTGACCAAAGTTGAACCAGGTGGTCTCGCAAACTCCGAGGGGATTCAGGAAGGAGATTTGATTAACGAGGTTAATCGGAAAACGGTCCGGACCGTTACGCAATTTTCCGAGGAAGTCGCCAAAGTGAAGCCCGGTCAAACTATATTACTTCGAATTATTCGAAAGACAAGGGCATTTTTCATTGTGATCAAAACGCTGCCTTAA
- the plsY gene encoding glycerol-3-phosphate 1-O-acyltransferase PlsY: MPCFSLYFPAGDISCKSLRKLVHNIGRSVHKSLGMELYLLGVVGAYLLGSIPFGLVISRIFGADDPRTHGSQNIGFTNVLRVSGKKVGILTLIGDLGKGTVATVVAGFVGFPWLWILVIGFSVILGHIFSIFLGFKGGKGVATALGAILGIHPLIGWLLVGIWLGAVLVFGYSSGGALLAFSVFPFLAYFMTFDFYFCLFAFGVSAVIFFCHKENILRLRQGTESKMRLFSI, encoded by the coding sequence TTGCCTTGTTTTTCTCTTTATTTTCCGGCTGGCGATATCTCATGCAAATCTTTAAGAAAATTAGTTCACAATATTGGTAGGAGTGTTCATAAGTCGCTCGGAATGGAACTATATTTATTAGGAGTGGTCGGCGCCTATCTCTTAGGATCTATCCCATTTGGCCTAGTCATTTCTCGCATTTTCGGAGCAGATGACCCCCGCACACATGGAAGCCAGAACATCGGTTTTACCAATGTTCTGAGAGTTTCAGGGAAAAAAGTAGGTATATTAACTCTCATTGGGGATTTAGGGAAAGGAACGGTTGCGACCGTTGTCGCTGGATTCGTCGGATTTCCTTGGCTCTGGATTCTTGTCATAGGCTTTTCGGTCATTCTTGGTCATATCTTTTCTATTTTTTTAGGATTTAAGGGGGGAAAAGGAGTCGCAACGGCCTTAGGAGCCATTCTTGGCATACATCCTCTGATTGGATGGCTTCTTGTTGGTATATGGTTAGGAGCAGTCTTGGTTTTTGGATATTCCTCAGGTGGCGCACTGCTGGCTTTTAGTGTATTTCCATTCTTGGCCTATTTCATGACTTTCGACTTCTATTTCTGCTTGTTTGCTTTCGGAGTGTCTGCTGTCATTTTTTTCTGTCACAAAGAAAACATTCTCCGTCTTAGGCAGGGGACCGAAAGCAAAATGAGGCTATTTTCTATTTAA
- the pgsA gene encoding CDP-diacylglycerol--glycerol-3-phosphate 3-phosphatidyltransferase has translation MNQSEVVKEKSEQNDVIMGEVYLNLPNSLTLLRILLIPVFVWLFSESSPDRALAAALVFACAAFTDFLDGYLARKSGQITNLGKLLDPVADKLLVASGLILLVQFQRVAVWLAIVMIAREMIVTGARVVAAKEGFVVPADSLGKFKVIGQIGGILCLILQGVWAQSEGPLATIGTGLLYIALFFSLFSGWRYLMQIFKKISSQYW, from the coding sequence ATGAATCAATCTGAAGTAGTCAAAGAAAAATCTGAACAAAATGATGTAATTATGGGAGAAGTCTATCTCAATCTTCCAAATTCTCTGACTCTCTTGCGCATCCTGTTAATTCCTGTTTTTGTCTGGCTTTTCTCTGAATCTAGTCCTGACCGGGCACTGGCAGCGGCCCTTGTGTTTGCTTGTGCGGCTTTCACGGATTTTCTTGACGGGTATTTGGCCAGAAAAAGTGGTCAGATCACCAATTTAGGGAAATTGCTGGATCCGGTCGCCGATAAACTCCTGGTGGCCTCTGGACTTATTCTTCTTGTGCAATTTCAGCGTGTTGCGGTGTGGTTGGCTATTGTGATGATTGCACGCGAAATGATTGTGACAGGAGCCAGGGTGGTCGCAGCGAAAGAGGGATTTGTGGTTCCAGCGGACTCTCTTGGGAAATTCAAAGTCATCGGGCAAATCGGAGGGATTCTGTGCCTTATTCTTCAAGGCGTTTGGGCTCAAAGTGAGGGACCATTGGCTACTATTGGAACCGGACTTTTGTATATTGCCTTGTTTTTCTCTTTATTTTCCGGCTGGCGATATCTCATGCAAATCTTTAAGAAAATTAGTTCACAATATTGGTAG
- the kdsA gene encoding 3-deoxy-8-phosphooctulonate synthase encodes MAQPTQVDIGPFSVGGSCPHFLIAGPCVIESEKLVIETAVAIAEIAKDLRIPYIFKASYDKANRTSISSFRGLGLKEGLKILKKISRELSIPILTDIHEVQDVSQVAEIVDVLQIPAFLCRQTDLLIAAAQSGRVVNVKKGQFLSPWDMANVVHKLQEAGSRKIFLTERGASFGYQNLVVDMRSLPVMRNLGYPVVFDATHSVQLPGGGGTVSSGQREFVAPLARAAAAAGCDGFFMEVHPRPEEALSDGPNMIRLSELRGLLAQLQAIWQVTGKGEISPLT; translated from the coding sequence ATGGCTCAGCCAACTCAAGTCGACATTGGCCCGTTCTCCGTGGGCGGGAGTTGTCCCCATTTTTTAATTGCGGGACCGTGCGTGATCGAAAGCGAGAAATTGGTTATTGAGACCGCTGTTGCAATTGCGGAAATTGCCAAAGATCTCCGCATCCCATACATCTTTAAGGCGTCCTATGATAAGGCCAATCGCACTTCGATTTCTTCATTCCGGGGGTTGGGCCTCAAGGAAGGATTGAAAATCCTCAAGAAAATTAGCCGGGAGTTAAGTATCCCCATTCTAACGGATATTCACGAAGTTCAGGACGTGTCTCAGGTTGCTGAGATTGTAGATGTATTACAAATTCCGGCTTTTTTATGTCGACAGACCGACTTGCTAATTGCTGCCGCACAATCCGGTCGGGTGGTCAACGTGAAAAAAGGACAGTTTCTATCCCCTTGGGATATGGCGAATGTTGTCCATAAACTGCAAGAGGCCGGGAGTAGAAAAATTTTCTTAACTGAGCGGGGGGCTAGCTTCGGCTATCAAAATCTTGTCGTCGATATGCGCTCATTACCCGTTATGAGAAATCTGGGATATCCGGTGGTGTTTGATGCCACTCATAGCGTGCAATTGCCTGGTGGGGGGGGGACGGTTTCTTCAGGACAACGGGAATTTGTGGCGCCATTAGCCCGTGCAGCCGCTGCGGCTGGATGTGACGGATTCTTTATGGAAGTCCATCCTCGTCCTGAAGAGGCACTATCTGATGGGCCAAACATGATAAGATTGAGTGAGTTGCGAGGTTTATTAGCACAACTTCAAGCCATTTGGCAGGTAACCGGAAAGGGAGAAATCTCTCCTCTTACTTGA
- a CDS encoding CTP synthase gives MSKFLFVTGGVVSSLGKGLSSAAIGHLLESRGMTITFLKLDPYINVDPGTMNPYQHGEVYVTDDGAETDLDLGHYERFTTVQLHRENNCTTGRIYESVIQRERRGEYLGATVQVVPHITDAIKQTILNVAHDVDVVIVEIGGTVGDIESLPFLEAIRQMPYEVGRENVIYIHLTLVPYIGTAGELKTKPTQHSVNKLREIGIQPNILLCRTDRFLPPGVKDKIAMFCNVDKGSVITAKDVDSIYEVPIILRKEGLDELIVRLLHLETRPPNLRDWDILVQKIKRPRHEVTIALVGKYVESRESYKSVSEALTHGGLHDETGVHIQWVESGDIEKDGPERLLADVDGILIPGGFGLRGIEGKIDTIRYARERHLPFFGICLGMQCAVIEIARSLGGLQHANSSEFNPETPYPVIDLLPEQRSIQEMGGTMRLGGFPCRLTPNTLSFAAYGHSDIRERHRHRYEFNNEYLEALTSKGLTVSGTSPDGRLVEIIELHGHPWFVGTQFHPEFQSRLCSPHPLFSAFIGAALQRKFGT, from the coding sequence ATGAGTAAATTTCTTTTTGTGACAGGTGGAGTAGTTTCGTCCCTAGGGAAGGGATTGTCTTCTGCGGCGATCGGGCATTTATTGGAAAGCCGTGGCATGACAATCACCTTTCTGAAGCTGGACCCCTACATTAATGTCGACCCCGGTACGATGAATCCCTATCAGCACGGGGAAGTCTATGTCACCGATGATGGAGCGGAAACTGATTTGGACCTGGGGCATTATGAGCGATTTACCACCGTTCAGTTGCATCGGGAGAATAATTGTACGACAGGACGGATTTATGAATCGGTGATTCAAAGGGAGCGAAGAGGAGAATATCTTGGAGCGACGGTTCAGGTCGTCCCCCATATTACGGACGCCATAAAGCAGACAATTCTCAATGTGGCCCATGACGTGGATGTGGTGATCGTGGAAATTGGCGGGACTGTTGGTGATATTGAAAGTTTGCCTTTCTTAGAAGCCATTCGACAAATGCCCTATGAGGTTGGTCGGGAAAACGTCATATATATCCACCTCACTTTAGTGCCCTATATCGGAACGGCCGGTGAACTCAAAACCAAACCCACGCAGCATTCCGTCAATAAACTTCGTGAAATCGGCATTCAACCCAATATCCTGTTGTGTCGGACCGATCGATTTCTCCCTCCTGGCGTGAAAGATAAAATTGCCATGTTTTGTAACGTGGATAAAGGTTCTGTTATCACGGCCAAAGATGTGGATTCCATCTATGAGGTACCGATTATCCTGAGAAAAGAAGGCCTGGATGAACTTATTGTTCGTTTACTCCATCTTGAAACGCGCCCACCGAATCTTCGGGATTGGGATATTTTAGTCCAGAAGATTAAGCGGCCACGACATGAAGTCACCATAGCGCTGGTTGGCAAATATGTAGAGTCTCGAGAATCCTATAAAAGTGTGTCGGAAGCCTTAACTCATGGCGGATTACACGATGAAACAGGGGTTCATATTCAATGGGTGGAGTCGGGGGACATTGAAAAGGACGGCCCTGAGCGTTTGTTAGCTGATGTGGATGGAATCTTAATTCCTGGAGGGTTTGGCCTTCGAGGAATAGAAGGAAAAATCGATACGATCCGGTATGCCAGGGAGAGGCATCTTCCCTTCTTTGGCATTTGCTTGGGTATGCAATGTGCGGTGATTGAAATTGCCAGAAGTCTAGGCGGACTTCAGCATGCCAATAGTTCGGAATTCAATCCGGAGACGCCGTATCCCGTAATCGACCTCCTTCCCGAACAACGATCCATTCAAGAAATGGGGGGGACGATGCGATTGGGAGGCTTTCCCTGTCGGTTGACTCCCAATACGCTTAGCTTTGCAGCCTATGGGCACTCGGACATTCGTGAACGACACCGCCACCGCTATGAATTTAACAATGAATATCTGGAAGCTTTGACCTCAAAGGGTCTGACGGTTAGCGGGACATCCCCCGACGGAAGACTTGTAGAAATAATTGAATTGCACGGGCATCCCTGGTTTGTGGGTACACAATTTCATCCTGAGTTTCAGTCTCGACTGTGTTCTCCTCATCCTCTTTTTTCTGCATTTATTGGCGCCGCACTTCAAAGAAAATTCGGCACGTAA
- the kdsB gene encoding 3-deoxy-manno-octulosonate cytidylyltransferase, translating into MATNDSHVSLCIPARYGSSRFPGKPLALIAGKPLIQHVYEGVQQVSQVGQILVITDQESIEQGVKSFGGEVCLVKEFCRTGTDRVAKVASRLKYDVIVNLQADEIPQHPGLLDDLILPFLASPAGMGTLKRQLHRTQDLTNPSIVKVVTDINGQALYFSRSPIPCWRDGVPAGNNQIAYMHVGVYIFRKSDLLRFAGLPSGYLEEAEKLEQLRALEHGLPIMVWETEHESIRIDTPEDVLTAEGLLSKNFCEPKERLLDRREG; encoded by the coding sequence ATGGCCACAAATGATTCCCACGTCAGCCTGTGTATTCCTGCTCGTTACGGATCGTCACGATTTCCGGGGAAGCCACTCGCCCTCATAGCTGGAAAGCCCCTTATCCAGCATGTCTATGAAGGGGTTCAACAGGTTTCGCAGGTGGGGCAAATCCTGGTTATTACCGATCAGGAATCCATTGAACAAGGGGTTAAGAGTTTTGGTGGAGAAGTCTGTCTCGTTAAGGAATTCTGTCGAACCGGAACGGACCGGGTGGCGAAAGTGGCTTCCCGATTGAAATATGACGTAATTGTGAACTTACAAGCTGATGAAATTCCGCAACACCCTGGGTTGCTGGATGATCTCATTCTTCCTTTTTTAGCTTCTCCTGCAGGGATGGGGACGTTGAAAAGACAGCTACACCGCACACAGGATCTAACCAATCCGTCAATCGTAAAGGTGGTAACCGATATCAACGGGCAGGCCCTGTATTTCTCACGGAGCCCGATACCCTGCTGGCGCGATGGGGTACCTGCTGGGAATAATCAAATCGCCTATATGCATGTGGGAGTATATATTTTCAGAAAATCAGATCTATTACGATTTGCCGGGCTGCCATCGGGATATCTAGAAGAGGCGGAAAAATTGGAACAATTGCGGGCGTTGGAACATGGCCTTCCGATAATGGTTTGGGAAACGGAACACGAATCGATTCGTATAGATACTCCTGAAGATGTTTTGACTGCTGAGGGTCTTTTATCCAAGAACTTTTGTGAGCCGAAAGAGAGACTATTGGACCGGAGAGAGGGTTGA
- the rfaE1 gene encoding D-glycero-beta-D-manno-heptose-7-phosphate kinase: protein MKPLSVVPSISSRKFKEYIQRFSRARILVIGDLILDHYVWGKVHRVSPEAPVPIVHVDSESYRMGGAANVYHNILTLGGQAELCGMVGADHVGKQFLADIRRSSPFTAGVFVDSSRPTIKKTRVVAHNQQIVRFDVEQRHDISSRQTKKMIKHVASRLPEVSCLVISDYAKGMITVDLMKAIHVLANQFGVPVVVDPKVEHMAYYQGVTVITPNHFEAKQAAGFLPSQDVPVEQIGLALQQQLQCQSVVVTRGEEGMSIFEKTGQSWTIPAVARQVYDVTGAGDTVISTLALALSAKAPLPEAAVLANQAAGIVVGMVGTATVTRAQLQEALFHGHK, encoded by the coding sequence ATGAAACCGCTATCTGTTGTCCCATCGATTTCCTCTCGGAAATTCAAGGAGTATATTCAACGCTTCTCCCGTGCTCGCATTCTGGTTATCGGAGATCTCATTCTCGATCATTATGTCTGGGGAAAGGTGCATCGCGTCTCTCCGGAAGCGCCCGTACCGATTGTTCATGTGGACTCTGAATCGTACAGAATGGGTGGGGCAGCGAATGTGTATCATAATATTCTGACATTAGGTGGACAAGCTGAATTGTGCGGCATGGTCGGTGCGGATCATGTTGGGAAACAATTCCTTGCTGACATTCGACGATCGTCCCCGTTTACTGCCGGTGTGTTCGTCGACTCTAGTCGCCCTACCATTAAAAAAACCAGAGTGGTAGCCCACAATCAGCAAATTGTTCGATTTGATGTGGAACAACGCCATGACATTTCGTCTCGACAGACCAAGAAAATGATAAAACATGTGGCTTCCCGTCTTCCTGAAGTTTCCTGCCTGGTGATTTCCGATTATGCGAAGGGCATGATCACCGTTGACCTGATGAAAGCCATTCATGTTCTGGCTAATCAATTCGGCGTTCCGGTCGTAGTGGATCCGAAGGTTGAGCATATGGCGTATTATCAGGGAGTGACAGTTATCACACCCAATCATTTCGAAGCCAAACAGGCAGCAGGATTCCTTCCAAGCCAGGATGTTCCGGTTGAACAAATCGGCCTGGCTCTCCAACAACAATTACAGTGCCAGTCAGTCGTGGTCACGAGGGGAGAAGAGGGAATGAGTATTTTTGAAAAGACGGGCCAATCATGGACCATCCCGGCCGTGGCTCGACAAGTCTATGATGTCACCGGAGCAGGCGATACGGTCATCAGTACTCTTGCATTAGCGTTAAGTGCAAAAGCCCCACTTCCTGAAGCTGCGGTATTAGCCAATCAGGCTGCAGGTATTGTGGTGGGCATGGTGGGTACCGCCACAGTGACGCGGGCGCAACTTCAAGAGGCTTTGTTCCATGGCCACAAATGA
- the lepB gene encoding signal peptidase I, which yields MEISKKSIFREYAEALIIAIILALTIRVFVVQAFKIPSGSMIPTLMIGDHILVSKLAYGFQVPKDCEFQVSFPPVTCFSSTIVMNFDPPSRGDIIVFRYPEDENKDFIKRVIGLPGDTIHIQNKHVIVNGQPLLDEGFTQRVDPGIIDGRINPRDNLGPLTVPPDSYFVMGDNRDQSLDSRFWGFVRMDKIKGRAFLVYWSWNGQGAWTDWIRWERIGKIIE from the coding sequence ATGGAGATATCCAAAAAATCCATTTTTCGAGAATATGCTGAGGCCTTAATCATTGCGATTATTTTGGCACTCACCATTCGGGTCTTTGTAGTCCAGGCCTTTAAAATCCCATCAGGGTCGATGATTCCAACTCTGATGATTGGCGATCATATCCTCGTTTCCAAACTGGCCTATGGGTTTCAGGTGCCAAAAGACTGCGAGTTTCAGGTTTCGTTCCCCCCTGTGACGTGTTTTTCTTCTACGATCGTGATGAATTTTGATCCTCCGTCGCGTGGAGATATCATCGTGTTTCGTTACCCGGAGGATGAAAATAAGGATTTTATCAAACGGGTGATCGGGCTTCCTGGTGATACCATTCATATTCAAAATAAACACGTGATTGTGAATGGACAGCCTTTGTTGGATGAGGGTTTCACGCAGAGGGTCGACCCTGGAATTATTGATGGCCGCATCAATCCTCGGGATAATCTTGGGCCCCTAACCGTCCCTCCGGACTCCTACTTTGTGATGGGTGATAACCGTGACCAAAGTTTGGACAGTCGGTTTTGGGGGTTTGTGCGAATGGATAAAATTAAAGGCAGGGCCTTCCTCGTGTATTGGTCATGGAATGGGCAGGGAGCTTGGACCGATTGGATCCGATGGGAACGAATCGGGAAGATCATTGAATAG
- the lepA gene encoding translation elongation factor 4, whose product MSKAFPQIHIRNFSIIAHIDHGKSTLADRFLEITGAVSPREARAQYLDAMDLERERGITIKAHAVTTRFRSSDGQEYQFNLIDTPGHVDFAYEVSRSLAACEGALLLIDATQGVEAQTIANAYLAISNDLVIIPVINKIDLPSADVEGVKVQIRDVLGLSSEEAFLVSAKDGRGVREVLEGVVKIIPPPVGSIDHPLKALIFDSWFDNYQGAVVLLRVMDGEITPNMMIKLMFSGREFEVLEVGVFSPKRTKVNRLGPGEVGYICAGMKELSDTKIGDTITDSKRPTSMALPGYRDVKPVVFCGLYTTDNAKFEDLRDSLEKLQLNDSSFVYEPETSLALGFGFRCGFLGLLHMEIIRERLEREYGLDLISTAPTVVYRVTTTKGETLVIDNPSKLPDPSQIERIEEPYIKATMITPERYIGNVLQLCQERRGIQVGLQYLDPTRSMLTYEIPLNEIVLDFYDRLKSRTQGYASLDYELLGYRESELVKLDLLLNGETVDALSIIAHKDKVQSRGRQLAEKMKELIPKQMFEIVIQATIGKRIIARETIGALKKNVTAKCYGGDISRKRKLWEKQKEGKKRMKQLGRVEVPQEAFLAILKTDPN is encoded by the coding sequence ATGAGTAAAGCCTTTCCTCAAATCCACATCCGCAATTTTTCAATTATTGCTCATATCGACCACGGCAAATCCACTCTTGCCGACCGGTTTTTGGAGATCACCGGTGCCGTGTCTCCACGCGAGGCCCGTGCTCAATATCTGGATGCCATGGACCTGGAGCGTGAGCGCGGCATTACGATCAAAGCGCATGCTGTCACAACACGATTTCGGAGTTCGGATGGACAGGAATACCAGTTTAACCTCATTGATACTCCTGGACATGTAGATTTTGCCTATGAGGTCTCACGCAGCCTGGCTGCCTGTGAAGGAGCACTTCTGTTAATCGATGCCACCCAGGGAGTGGAGGCCCAGACGATCGCCAATGCCTATCTGGCAATTTCGAATGATTTAGTGATAATTCCTGTCATTAATAAAATTGATTTGCCGAGCGCCGATGTCGAAGGGGTCAAAGTCCAAATTCGAGATGTGTTGGGGTTGTCGAGTGAAGAGGCATTTTTAGTCAGTGCCAAAGATGGACGAGGGGTGAGGGAGGTGCTTGAAGGAGTGGTGAAGATTATCCCGCCTCCCGTCGGTTCAATTGATCACCCATTAAAAGCCCTGATATTTGATTCCTGGTTCGATAATTACCAGGGCGCCGTGGTGCTTCTTCGAGTCATGGATGGAGAAATCACCCCCAATATGATGATTAAGCTCATGTTTTCCGGACGCGAATTTGAAGTCCTGGAGGTGGGCGTTTTTTCACCGAAACGAACCAAGGTGAATCGCCTGGGGCCTGGGGAAGTCGGATACATTTGTGCCGGGATGAAAGAACTATCTGACACTAAAATTGGCGATACCATTACGGATTCAAAGCGCCCAACAAGCATGGCCTTGCCCGGGTACCGGGACGTCAAACCGGTAGTCTTTTGCGGGTTATATACCACCGACAATGCCAAGTTTGAGGACCTGAGGGATTCTCTGGAGAAGTTACAGCTGAATGATTCCTCCTTTGTCTATGAACCGGAAACATCCCTGGCCTTGGGATTTGGGTTTCGATGTGGGTTTTTAGGGCTTCTCCACATGGAAATTATCCGAGAACGTTTGGAGCGGGAATATGGACTGGATCTGATCAGTACCGCCCCGACGGTGGTTTATCGTGTGACGACCACCAAAGGCGAAACCCTGGTCATCGACAATCCCTCAAAACTTCCGGATCCTTCACAGATCGAACGGATTGAAGAGCCTTATATTAAAGCCACCATGATTACGCCTGAGCGCTATATCGGAAATGTCCTTCAGTTGTGTCAGGAACGTCGTGGCATTCAAGTCGGGCTGCAATATCTGGATCCAACCCGATCCATGTTAACCTATGAGATCCCGCTCAATGAAATTGTGCTAGACTTCTATGATCGCCTGAAATCTCGCACGCAAGGGTATGCATCCTTGGACTATGAATTGCTCGGCTATCGCGAGTCTGAATTGGTGAAATTGGACTTATTGCTGAATGGGGAGACAGTAGATGCGCTCTCCATTATCGCACATAAAGATAAAGTGCAAAGCCGCGGGCGACAATTAGCCGAAAAAATGAAAGAACTCATTCCCAAGCAAATGTTTGAAATTGTCATTCAGGCGACCATAGGCAAACGCATTATTGCCAGGGAAACCATTGGCGCACTCAAGAAAAATGTGACGGCCAAGTGCTATGGTGGGGATATTTCCCGAAAACGCAAATTGTGGGAAAAGCAAAAAGAAGGAAAAAAACGGATGAAACAATTAGGACGTGTCGAAGTCCCTCAAGAAGCTTTTCTGGCTATTTTAAAGACCGATCCGAATTGA